A section of the Saccharopolyspora gregorii genome encodes:
- a CDS encoding methylenetetrahydrofolate reductase: MDTSTQRLRETLLRSRFEVLPVRGAAERARVLPAGSTVTVTASPAKGPEATLDTAERLAAAGLHAVPHLAARSIPDRARLAALLDRAAALGSDEIFVVGGDSPEPAGEFPDALALLRAIEDLGRRPGRVGITAYPERHAFLTDAVTIGALAAKAPHADYAVSQICYDPQRIARWLGELRDRGVLLPVHVGLPGAVDVTKLLRVSMKIGLGESLRFLRKQHGVVTRLLVPYTPDALVDGLSAHLDEPAPGIAGWHLFTFDEIGRTARWRDDAVARLQEVPA, translated from the coding sequence ATGGACACCAGCACGCAGCGGCTGCGGGAGACGTTGCTCCGCAGCAGGTTCGAAGTGCTGCCGGTGCGCGGAGCCGCCGAGCGGGCGCGGGTGCTGCCCGCGGGCAGCACCGTCACCGTCACCGCCTCCCCCGCCAAAGGGCCCGAGGCGACGCTGGACACGGCCGAGCGGTTGGCGGCGGCGGGGCTGCACGCGGTGCCGCACCTGGCGGCCCGGTCCATCCCGGACCGGGCCCGCCTCGCCGCGCTGCTCGACCGGGCGGCGGCACTGGGCAGCGACGAGATCTTCGTCGTCGGCGGCGATTCCCCCGAGCCCGCCGGGGAATTCCCGGACGCGCTCGCGCTGCTGCGGGCGATCGAGGACCTGGGGCGGCGGCCCGGCCGGGTCGGCATCACCGCCTACCCGGAACGGCACGCGTTCCTCACCGACGCGGTCACGATCGGGGCTTTGGCGGCGAAGGCGCCGCACGCCGACTACGCGGTCTCGCAGATCTGCTACGACCCGCAGCGGATCGCCCGCTGGCTCGGTGAGCTGCGCGACCGCGGCGTGCTGCTGCCGGTGCACGTGGGGCTGCCCGGGGCGGTGGACGTGACGAAGCTGCTGCGGGTGTCGATGAAGATCGGGCTCGGCGAATCGCTGCGGTTCCTGCGCAAGCAGCACGGCGTGGTGACCCGGCTGCTCGTGCCGTACACCCCGGACGCGCTGGTCGACGGCCTGTCGGCGCACCTGGACGAGCCCGCCCCGGGCATCGCCGGGTGGCACCTGTTCACGTTCGACGAGATCGGCCGGACCGCTCGGTGGCGCGACGACGCCGTGGCCCGGCTCCAGGAGGTCCCCGCATGA
- a CDS encoding glycine cleavage T C-terminal barrel domain-containing protein, with translation MTVNPNPGILQYSRLRKSPFFHASRQHGVSLYSVYNHTYHPRHYGDPIAEYWALLEGVTLWDVGVERQVEITGPDAFEFTNMLVPRDLTKCKVGQCKYVFVTAADGGIINDPVLLRLGENHFWLSLADSDVLLWAKGLAQNLGMDVRIREPDVGPVQVQGPKSRDVMVDLFGESILDVPYYYAVDRELNGMRVVVSRTGYTAELGYEIYLHDATRDGVKLWETIWEAGRPHGMQVIGPCHIRRIEAGILSWGCDITYETNPFEAGYGFEKTWMVDLAQEADFIGKDALTRIKEEGVARKLVGVRIGGPGVGSFNDGSMIEPFDVHDPHGLRIGEVTSACRSPRLDANIGFAMVPVAYQEPGTELVVHTQHGPQEALVVEKPFHDPNKEIPKRFERTATA, from the coding sequence ATGACCGTGAATCCGAACCCGGGAATCCTGCAGTACTCCAGGCTGCGCAAGTCGCCGTTCTTCCACGCCTCCCGGCAGCACGGGGTGAGCCTCTACAGCGTCTACAACCACACCTACCACCCGCGCCACTACGGCGACCCGATCGCCGAGTACTGGGCGCTGCTGGAGGGCGTGACGCTGTGGGACGTCGGCGTGGAGCGGCAGGTGGAGATCACCGGACCGGACGCCTTCGAGTTCACCAACATGCTGGTGCCGCGCGACCTGACCAAGTGCAAGGTCGGCCAGTGCAAGTACGTGTTCGTCACCGCCGCGGACGGCGGCATCATCAACGATCCGGTGCTGCTGCGGCTGGGCGAGAACCACTTCTGGCTGTCCCTGGCCGACAGCGACGTGCTGCTGTGGGCGAAGGGCCTGGCGCAGAACCTCGGCATGGACGTGCGGATCCGCGAACCGGACGTGGGCCCGGTGCAGGTGCAGGGGCCGAAGTCGCGGGACGTGATGGTGGACCTGTTCGGCGAGTCCATCTTGGACGTTCCCTACTACTACGCGGTGGACCGCGAGCTGAACGGGATGCGGGTGGTGGTCTCCCGCACCGGCTACACCGCGGAGCTCGGCTACGAGATCTACCTGCACGACGCCACCCGGGACGGCGTGAAGCTGTGGGAGACGATCTGGGAGGCCGGTCGCCCGCACGGCATGCAGGTGATCGGACCGTGCCACATCCGCCGCATCGAGGCCGGAATCCTGTCCTGGGGCTGCGACATCACCTACGAGACGAACCCGTTCGAGGCGGGCTACGGCTTCGAGAAGACGTGGATGGTGGACCTGGCGCAGGAGGCCGACTTCATCGGCAAGGACGCGTTGACCCGCATCAAGGAGGAAGGGGTGGCGCGCAAGCTCGTCGGGGTGCGCATCGGCGGGCCGGGCGTCGGTTCGTTCAACGACGGCAGCATGATCGAACCGTTCGACGTGCACGACCCGCACGGGCTGCGCATCGGCGAGGTCACCTCCGCCTGCCGCTCGCCGCGGCTGGACGCCAACATCGGGTTCGCGATGGTGCCGGTCGCCTACCAGGAGCCGGGCACGGAACTGGTGGTGCACACCCAGCACGGCCCGCAGGAGGCGCTGGTGGTGGAGAAGCCGTTCCACGACCCGAACAAGGAGATCCCGAAGCGCTTCGAGCGCACGGCGACGGCGTGA
- a CDS encoding GcvT family protein — protein sequence MDGRARVLIVGAGIVGCSAAYHLARTGITDVLVVDQGPLFATGGSSSHAPGLVFQTNASELLTRLAAYTVERFGAAEFDGEPCFHQVGGIEVATTAERWNDLQRKRGLAAAWGVPAELVGPREVADRIPQVDASRIRGGLHVPGDGVAKPVRAAAAMARAAERLGVRFQGRTEVTGFDVTGGRVRSVRTDRGEFEVESVLCCAGIWGPKVGALAGVSIPVRPLAHQYAVTGPVAGLGAAAGPEVAQPVLRHQDASMYFRQVHDRYGIGTYRHRVIPVRAEDIASTTGDGTEAPSGGGGWAGMSSVHPFTPQDFKRSWDDACELLPVLRRTELAEGMNGLFLFTADGMPVLGPSREVAGFWVAEAVWITHSAGVGRAMAEWMSDGAPGIDLRAADLRRFEDFAHSPAYVAERSAQSFREVYDVVHPQQPPARPRPLRTGPFHERQERLGAVFLEANGWERPHWYESNEFLVAGREIVLPGEWAGRYRSPIAAAEHQAARERVALFDMTSLARAEVSGRGALALLQRLTTGQLDRAPGYVTYTLLLQHDGGVRGDITVARLSETEFQVGCNGPRDVAWLRAHADDTTSVRDITGGTCCLGLWGPRARDVLAPLADVDVSAEAFRFFRAKRLFVGEVPVTALRLSYVGELGWELYTSAEFGRRLWDLLLAQGAEHGIFPAGRAAFNGMRLEKGYRAWGADVWSEHDPDEAGLGFAVKPGKGEFIGRDALLRRRDRPVRRRLCCLHVTDGEVLMGAEPVFTETGRDAVGFTTSAGYGHSTGMSLAYAWLPAELAEAGTRLRVAYFDRRHPAEVVADPVFDPEMARMRA from the coding sequence ATGGACGGCAGGGCACGAGTGCTCATCGTCGGAGCGGGCATCGTCGGCTGCTCCGCGGCGTACCACCTCGCGCGCACCGGGATCACCGACGTGCTCGTCGTGGACCAAGGGCCGCTGTTCGCGACCGGTGGTTCCTCCTCGCACGCGCCCGGGCTGGTGTTCCAGACCAACGCCTCCGAACTGCTGACCCGGCTGGCCGCGTACACCGTCGAGCGGTTCGGCGCCGCGGAGTTCGACGGCGAACCCTGCTTCCACCAGGTCGGCGGCATCGAGGTCGCCACCACCGCGGAGCGCTGGAACGACCTCCAGCGCAAGCGCGGGCTGGCCGCCGCGTGGGGCGTGCCCGCCGAACTCGTCGGCCCGCGCGAGGTCGCCGACCGCATCCCGCAGGTCGACGCGTCCCGGATCCGCGGCGGGCTGCACGTCCCCGGCGACGGCGTCGCCAAACCCGTCCGGGCCGCGGCCGCGATGGCCCGCGCCGCCGAACGCCTCGGCGTGCGGTTCCAGGGCCGCACCGAGGTGACCGGTTTCGACGTGACCGGCGGCCGGGTCCGCTCGGTCCGCACCGACCGCGGCGAGTTCGAGGTCGAATCGGTGCTGTGCTGCGCGGGGATCTGGGGCCCGAAGGTCGGCGCGCTGGCCGGGGTGTCCATCCCGGTGCGGCCGTTGGCGCACCAGTACGCCGTGACCGGCCCGGTCGCCGGGCTCGGTGCCGCGGCCGGGCCCGAGGTGGCGCAGCCGGTGCTGCGGCACCAGGACGCCTCGATGTACTTCCGGCAGGTCCACGACCGCTACGGCATCGGCACCTACCGGCACCGGGTGATCCCGGTGCGCGCCGAGGACATCGCGAGCACCACCGGCGACGGCACCGAGGCACCGTCCGGGGGCGGCGGCTGGGCGGGCATGTCCTCGGTGCACCCGTTCACCCCGCAGGACTTCAAGCGGTCCTGGGACGACGCCTGCGAGCTGCTGCCGGTGCTGCGCCGCACCGAACTCGCCGAGGGCATGAACGGGCTGTTCCTGTTCACCGCCGACGGGATGCCGGTGCTGGGGCCGTCGCGGGAGGTCGCCGGGTTCTGGGTCGCCGAAGCCGTGTGGATCACGCACTCCGCCGGGGTGGGCCGGGCGATGGCGGAGTGGATGAGCGACGGCGCGCCCGGCATCGACCTGCGCGCCGCCGACCTGCGCCGCTTCGAGGACTTCGCGCACAGCCCCGCCTACGTCGCCGAGCGCAGCGCGCAGAGCTTCCGCGAGGTCTACGACGTGGTGCACCCGCAGCAGCCGCCCGCGCGGCCCCGCCCGCTGCGCACCGGCCCGTTCCACGAGCGGCAGGAGCGGCTCGGCGCGGTGTTCCTGGAGGCCAACGGCTGGGAGCGCCCGCACTGGTACGAGTCCAACGAATTCCTCGTGGCGGGGCGGGAAATCGTGCTCCCGGGCGAGTGGGCGGGCCGCTACCGGTCGCCGATCGCCGCCGCCGAGCACCAGGCCGCCCGCGAGCGGGTCGCGCTGTTCGACATGACCTCGCTGGCACGGGCCGAGGTGAGCGGGCGCGGCGCGCTCGCACTGCTGCAACGCCTCACCACCGGGCAGCTGGACCGCGCCCCCGGTTACGTGACCTACACGCTGCTGCTCCAGCACGACGGCGGGGTGCGCGGCGACATCACGGTGGCCCGGCTGTCCGAGACCGAGTTCCAGGTCGGCTGCAACGGCCCGCGGGACGTCGCGTGGCTGCGCGCGCACGCCGACGACACCACCTCCGTCCGCGACATCACCGGCGGGACCTGCTGCCTGGGCCTGTGGGGCCCGCGGGCGCGGGACGTGCTGGCGCCGCTGGCCGACGTGGACGTCTCCGCGGAGGCATTCCGGTTCTTCCGGGCGAAGCGGCTGTTCGTCGGCGAGGTCCCGGTGACCGCGCTGCGGCTGTCCTACGTGGGCGAACTCGGGTGGGAGCTCTACACCTCCGCCGAGTTCGGCAGGCGGCTGTGGGACCTGCTGCTCGCGCAGGGCGCCGAGCACGGCATCTTCCCCGCGGGCCGGGCCGCGTTCAACGGGATGCGGCTGGAGAAGGGCTACCGCGCCTGGGGCGCGGACGTGTGGAGCGAGCACGACCCCGACGAGGCCGGTCTCGGGTTCGCCGTCAAACCCGGGAAGGGCGAGTTCATCGGCCGTGACGCCCTGCTGCGGCGCCGCGACCGGCCGGTGCGGCGGCGGTTGTGCTGCCTGCACGTCACCGACGGCGAGGTGCTGATGGGCGCCGAACCGGTGTTCACCGAGACCGGGCGCGACGCCGTCGGTTTCACCACCAGCGCGGGCTACGGCCACAGCACCGGCATGAGCCTCGCCTACGCGTGGCTGCCCGCCGAGCTGGCCGAGGCGGGCACCCGGCTGCGGGTGGCGTACTTCGACCGCCGACATCCGGCCGAGGTCGTCGCCGACCCGGTCTTCGACCCCGAGATGGCGCGGATGCGCGCCTGA
- a CDS encoding IclR family transcriptional regulator — translation MQSVDRAVSVLELLARHGEAGITEIAGELGVHKSTASRLVSVLVSRGLVEQLGERGKYVIGFGIVRLAGAATDRMDLSRLGRPFCESLAEELGETVNIAVRDDEVAINISQARGTASVTAHNWVGQRTPLHATSSGKVLLAHAPADDQDALLDGELAQYTPRTVTDPGELRGGFELIVRDGYATSYEELELGLNAAAVAVHRHDGEVVAALSASGPSYRFSRKRMREVIGAMTVAAKELSGQLGFLEE, via the coding sequence GTGCAGTCGGTGGACCGGGCGGTAAGCGTGCTGGAACTGCTGGCCCGCCACGGCGAAGCGGGCATCACCGAGATCGCCGGCGAACTCGGCGTGCACAAGTCCACCGCCTCCCGGCTGGTCAGCGTCCTCGTCTCCCGCGGTCTCGTCGAACAGCTCGGGGAACGCGGCAAGTACGTCATCGGCTTCGGCATCGTCCGGCTCGCCGGCGCCGCCACCGACCGGATGGACCTCTCCCGGCTCGGCCGCCCCTTCTGCGAATCGCTGGCCGAAGAGCTCGGCGAGACCGTGAACATCGCCGTCCGCGACGACGAAGTGGCCATCAACATCAGCCAGGCCCGCGGCACCGCCTCCGTCACCGCGCACAACTGGGTCGGCCAGCGCACCCCGCTGCACGCCACCTCCAGCGGGAAGGTGCTGCTGGCACACGCCCCCGCCGACGACCAGGACGCGCTGCTCGACGGCGAACTCGCCCAGTACACGCCGCGGACCGTCACCGACCCCGGCGAACTGCGCGGCGGCTTCGAGCTGATCGTGCGCGACGGCTACGCCACCAGCTACGAGGAACTGGAGCTCGGGCTCAACGCCGCCGCCGTCGCCGTGCACCGGCACGACGGCGAGGTCGTCGCCGCGCTCAGCGCCTCCGGGCCGTCCTACCGGTTCTCCCGCAAGCGGATGCGCGAGGTGATCGGCGCGATGACGGTCGCCGCGAAGGAGCTCTCCGGCCAGCTCGGCTTCCTGGAGGAATGA
- a CDS encoding Na+/H+ antiporter has product MHQFPDLMVLLAVALVITALARRWELSEPLVLVLAGLALSFVPGVPDYAIDPELILVLVLPPLLYSAALTSSTIGLRANARPIGSLALGAVLVTTLAIGLVAWWLVPAMPLGAALVLGAVVAPPDAVAATSIGRRLGLPRRVMTVLSGESLVNDATALTAYRVAVATVLGTGYTLLAGVGVFLLATIGGLAVGWLVGWAVHRARRALADGVLESALGLLVPFAAYLLAEGINASGVLAVVVAGLYLGQRSPTGSASVRLQDRAVWLSADTLLEALVFALIGLQLRSVTEGVAGQLVPLVLVGTALTATVVLVRAAWVFATLQLPELLLRRGPAPPWRYGAVVSWAGMRGVVSLAAAAAIPQFTSTGAPFPQRPQVLFLAFFVTLGTLLLHGLTLPWVIRALGVRGGERYTDALAEAEAAHNAALAARRRLDELSADDPPPDEVAEHLRRSAERRSNRAWERLGRSAEEVGESPGAAYRRLRAEMLAAEREVFVRFRDEGRIDDVVLRRVLHELDLEDVMLQRE; this is encoded by the coding sequence ATGCACCAGTTCCCGGACCTGATGGTGCTGCTCGCGGTCGCGCTGGTGATCACCGCGCTCGCCCGGCGGTGGGAGCTCTCCGAGCCGCTGGTGCTGGTGCTGGCCGGGCTCGCGCTCTCGTTCGTGCCGGGCGTGCCGGACTACGCGATCGACCCCGAGCTGATCCTGGTGCTGGTGCTGCCGCCGCTGCTGTACTCGGCGGCGCTGACCTCGTCGACGATCGGCCTGCGCGCGAACGCCCGCCCGATCGGCTCGCTGGCGCTGGGCGCGGTGCTGGTCACCACGCTGGCGATCGGACTGGTGGCGTGGTGGCTGGTGCCCGCGATGCCGCTGGGCGCGGCGTTGGTGCTGGGCGCCGTGGTGGCCCCGCCGGACGCGGTGGCGGCCACCTCCATCGGCCGCAGGCTGGGACTGCCGCGCCGGGTGATGACGGTGCTCAGCGGCGAGAGCCTGGTCAACGACGCCACCGCGCTCACCGCGTACCGGGTCGCGGTGGCCACCGTGCTCGGCACCGGGTACACGCTGCTCGCCGGGGTGGGCGTGTTCCTGCTGGCGACGATCGGCGGGCTCGCCGTCGGGTGGCTGGTGGGCTGGGCGGTGCACCGGGCGCGGCGGGCGCTGGCCGACGGGGTGCTGGAGAGCGCGCTGGGCCTGCTGGTGCCGTTCGCGGCGTACCTGCTGGCGGAGGGCATCAACGCGTCCGGGGTGCTGGCCGTGGTCGTCGCCGGGCTGTACCTGGGGCAGCGCTCGCCGACGGGCAGCGCCTCGGTGCGGTTGCAGGACCGGGCGGTGTGGCTGTCCGCGGACACCCTGCTGGAGGCGCTGGTGTTCGCGCTGATCGGTTTGCAGCTGCGCTCGGTCACCGAGGGCGTGGCCGGGCAGCTGGTGCCGCTGGTGCTGGTGGGGACCGCGCTGACGGCGACGGTGGTGCTGGTGCGGGCGGCGTGGGTGTTCGCGACCTTGCAGCTGCCGGAGCTGCTGCTGCGCCGCGGTCCGGCGCCGCCGTGGCGGTACGGCGCGGTGGTGTCCTGGGCGGGGATGCGCGGCGTGGTGTCGTTGGCCGCCGCGGCGGCGATCCCGCAGTTCACCTCGACCGGGGCGCCGTTCCCGCAGCGGCCGCAGGTGCTGTTCCTGGCGTTCTTCGTGACGTTGGGGACGCTGCTGCTGCACGGGCTGACGTTGCCGTGGGTGATCCGCGCGCTCGGCGTTCGCGGCGGGGAGCGCTACACCGATGCGCTGGCCGAGGCGGAGGCGGCGCACAACGCGGCGTTGGCGGCGCGGCGGCGGCTGGACGAGCTCTCGGCGGACGATCCGCCGCCGGACGAGGTCGCCGAGCACCTGCGGCGGTCCGCGGAGCGGCGCAGCAACCGGGCGTGGGAACGGCTGGGCCGTTCCGCCGAGGAGGTCGGGGAGAGCCCCGGCGCCGCGTACCGCCGGTTGCGCGCCGAGATGCTCGCCGCGGAGCGCGAGGTGTTCGTCCGGTTCCGCGACGAGGGCCGCATCGACGACGTGGTCCTGCGCCGGGTGCTGCACGAACTGGACCTGGAGGACGTGATGCTGCAGCGGGAATGA
- a CDS encoding UBP-type zinc finger domain-containing protein produces MAGCEHLEAAADRRPEPGSRSGCEDCARLGLHEWAHLRMCTECGHVGCCDSSPRQHATEHHRGTGHPVIRSFEPGEAWAWCYVDERLG; encoded by the coding sequence ATGGCCGGTTGCGAGCACCTGGAAGCGGCGGCGGACCGGCGGCCCGAGCCCGGTTCCCGCTCCGGCTGCGAGGACTGCGCGCGGCTGGGGCTGCACGAATGGGCGCACCTGCGGATGTGCACCGAGTGCGGGCACGTCGGCTGCTGCGACTCCAGCCCGCGGCAGCACGCCACCGAGCACCACCGCGGCACCGGTCACCCGGTGATCCGCTCCTTCGAGCCGGGCGAGGCCTGGGCGTGGTGCTACGTGGACGAACGCCTCGGCTGA
- a CDS encoding DUF4383 domain-containing protein encodes MHTVHRIGAVLLGLVLWAFGVLGLLRGLDFFTTSGQPVLGLSSNGLLAVISLVAGAVLIGCAAWGGRQASTVTTFIGVLFLLSGLVHLAVLNSPWNLLAFRLPNVFFSLVAGLVLLCTGLYGRLSGGLPPDNPYRREHPMRTRRPDPEEQLADARGGEPDEDEQRYREAEIAMGEGHPTPEQTQIVLRDQARRRAVERARARRRTEGGRA; translated from the coding sequence GTGCACACGGTCCACCGGATCGGTGCCGTGCTGCTGGGACTGGTGCTGTGGGCGTTCGGAGTGCTGGGGCTGCTGCGCGGCCTGGACTTCTTCACGACCAGCGGGCAGCCGGTGCTGGGGCTGTCCAGCAACGGGCTGCTGGCGGTGATCTCGCTGGTGGCGGGCGCGGTGCTGATCGGCTGCGCGGCGTGGGGCGGCAGGCAGGCCTCGACGGTGACCACGTTCATCGGGGTGCTGTTCCTGCTGTCCGGGCTCGTGCACCTGGCGGTCCTCAACTCGCCGTGGAACCTGCTGGCGTTCCGGCTGCCGAACGTGTTCTTCAGCCTCGTCGCCGGGCTGGTCCTGCTGTGCACCGGGCTCTACGGCCGCCTGTCCGGCGGGCTGCCGCCGGACAACCCGTACCGGCGGGAGCACCCGATGCGCACCCGCCGTCCCGACCCGGAGGAACAGCTGGCCGACGCCCGCGGCGGTGAGCCGGACGAGGACGAGCAGCGCTACCGGGAGGCGGAGATCGCGATGGGCGAAGGCCACCCCACGCCGGAGCAGACCCAGATCGTGCTGCGCGACCAGGCGCGGCGCCGCGCCGTCGAACGCGCCCGCGCCCGCCGCCGCACCGAGGGCGGCCGCGCGTGA
- a CDS encoding DUF1990 domain-containing protein — protein MILPWLWRWPPGLLLAAVRELTSDVPVHLVDRVEAVRPPPAPADCTGLQLPEDGVGPLFHRRYSAEIQLHLCTAADVMALFVAAPDRMVPGEVARFEPEGDHADLRPGDDLVVRMPGPWDGPVRVLDVTPTSFRLATRPGHLEAGQIEFRADDRGMRMLFEIESWARSSSRAADVLYDRLRLSRRLQAYLWVRCCARVCAVAGGRLVDGVEIYTGRDESVVGERV, from the coding sequence GTGATCCTGCCGTGGCTGTGGCGCTGGCCGCCGGGACTGCTGCTGGCGGCGGTGCGCGAGCTGACCAGCGACGTGCCGGTGCACCTGGTGGACCGCGTCGAAGCGGTGCGCCCGCCGCCCGCGCCCGCCGACTGCACCGGCCTGCAGCTGCCGGAGGACGGCGTCGGCCCGCTGTTCCACCGCCGGTACTCCGCGGAGATCCAGCTGCACCTGTGCACCGCCGCCGACGTGATGGCGCTGTTCGTCGCCGCGCCCGACCGGATGGTGCCCGGCGAGGTGGCCCGCTTCGAACCCGAGGGCGACCACGCGGACCTGCGCCCCGGGGACGACCTGGTGGTCCGGATGCCCGGCCCGTGGGACGGCCCGGTGCGGGTGCTGGACGTGACGCCGACGTCGTTCCGGCTCGCCACCCGGCCCGGCCACCTGGAGGCGGGGCAGATCGAGTTCCGCGCGGACGACCGCGGAATGCGGATGCTGTTCGAGATCGAGTCCTGGGCGCGCAGCAGCAGCCGCGCCGCCGACGTGCTCTACGACCGGCTGCGGTTGTCGCGGCGGTTGCAGGCGTACCTGTGGGTGCGGTGCTGCGCGCGGGTGTGCGCGGTCGCGGGCGGGCGGCTGGTGGACGGCGTGGAGATCTACACCGGGCGCGACGAATCGGTGGTGGGGGAGCGGGTGTGA
- a CDS encoding DUF1990 domain-containing protein, with the protein MTGLRCDDDPRLLRELARFRDLPVNFDVAAVDPLDPGPEWTVDDQRRELPAEPPGPPLVGGPWERACALVRDYKFADPTLVSRACRSTRELEPGADLLLETSFHGLVFRLPCRVGGITDTTRDGVRVWGWNYRTLRGHLEQGQMDFLVRKDIATGTVEFQVRAFSRHAHIPNPVVRLGFAVFGRSTQLRFIRGAGHRMVELTEPVARRADRNPRP; encoded by the coding sequence GTGACCGGACTGCGCTGCGACGACGACCCGCGGTTGCTCCGGGAGCTGGCGCGGTTCCGGGACCTGCCGGTGAACTTCGACGTGGCCGCGGTGGACCCGCTGGACCCCGGCCCGGAGTGGACGGTGGACGACCAGCGGCGGGAGCTGCCCGCGGAACCACCGGGACCGCCGCTGGTCGGTGGCCCGTGGGAACGGGCCTGCGCGCTGGTGCGGGACTACAAGTTCGCCGACCCGACGCTGGTCTCGCGCGCGTGCCGCTCCACCCGGGAGCTGGAGCCCGGCGCCGATCTGCTGCTCGAAACCTCCTTCCACGGCTTGGTGTTCCGGCTGCCGTGCCGGGTCGGCGGCATCACCGACACCACCCGGGACGGGGTGCGGGTGTGGGGCTGGAACTACCGCACGCTGCGCGGGCACCTGGAGCAGGGGCAGATGGACTTCCTGGTGCGCAAGGACATCGCCACCGGCACCGTCGAGTTCCAGGTGCGCGCGTTCTCCCGGCACGCCCACATCCCGAACCCGGTGGTGCGCCTCGGGTTCGCCGTGTTCGGCCGCAGCACCCAGCTGCGGTTCATCCGCGGCGCTGGTCACCGGATGGTCGAGCTGACCGAGCCAGTAGCGCGGCGAGCCGATCGCAATCCGCGACCGTGA
- a CDS encoding SAM-dependent methyltransferase has translation MPVPVEPSDTIDTSRPSAARVYDCAIGGKDHFEVDRELTRRINDAVPEASSLAVANRRFLVRAVRFLAREAGIDQYLDCGSGLPTAENTHQVAQRIVPEAQVVYVDNDPTVAAHSRALLADQEGSHFLDADIHRPAEVLGSRIVRDELDLTRPLALLHVGTLHHYDEERGGRSAADLVGEYVEALPAGSFVAFSHFLDPEDADGEPARLVEEMLRAGLGTGFFRTRAEIGAMLAGLEPLAPGLVVADDWWPDGPRRTPLPPVARCLAAAVARKP, from the coding sequence ATGCCTGTTCCGGTCGAGCCCTCGGACACCATCGACACCAGCAGGCCGAGCGCGGCGCGCGTCTACGACTGCGCGATCGGCGGCAAGGACCACTTCGAGGTCGACCGCGAACTGACCCGCCGGATCAACGACGCGGTGCCCGAGGCGAGCAGCCTCGCCGTCGCGAACCGCCGGTTCCTGGTGCGCGCCGTCCGCTTCCTCGCCCGGGAAGCGGGCATCGACCAGTACCTCGACTGCGGATCCGGGTTGCCGACCGCGGAGAACACCCACCAGGTCGCCCAGCGCATCGTCCCGGAAGCGCAAGTGGTCTACGTGGACAACGATCCGACGGTCGCCGCGCACAGCAGGGCGCTGCTGGCCGACCAGGAAGGCAGCCACTTCCTCGACGCGGACATCCACCGGCCGGCCGAGGTGCTCGGGTCCCGCATCGTCCGGGACGAGCTGGACCTCACCCGTCCGCTGGCGCTGCTGCACGTCGGCACGCTGCACCACTACGACGAGGAGCGGGGCGGCAGGTCGGCCGCCGACCTGGTGGGCGAGTACGTCGAGGCGCTGCCCGCCGGATCCTTCGTGGCGTTCAGCCACTTCCTCGACCCGGAGGACGCGGACGGGGAGCCGGCGCGGCTGGTGGAGGAGATGCTGCGCGCCGGGCTCGGCACCGGGTTCTTCCGCACCCGCGCGGAGATCGGCGCGATGCTGGCCGGGCTGGAACCGCTGGCCCCCGGTCTCGTGGTGGCCGACGACTGGTGGCCGGACGGCCCGCGCCGCACGCCGCTGCCGCCGGTGGCCCGCTGCCTCGCCGCCGCCGTCGCCCGCAAGCCCTGA
- a CDS encoding DUF397 domain-containing protein: MSSAPRGWRKSSHSSQETNCVEVGRLPGGGAAVRDTKDRAGGHLATSSAQWSRFVRSLRRSSPLR; encoded by the coding sequence GTGAGCTCGGCGCCGCGCGGCTGGCGGAAGTCCTCGCACAGCAGCCAGGAGACGAACTGCGTGGAGGTCGGGCGGCTGCCCGGGGGCGGGGCCGCGGTGCGCGACACCAAGGACCGGGCGGGCGGGCACCTCGCCACCAGCTCCGCGCAGTGGTCCCGCTTCGTGCGCTCGCTCCGCCGGAGCAGCCCGCTGCGCTGA